AGATGAGCAAAAGAAACTTCAAAACGTTGCAGTGGACATCGTTGTGGATTCGGTTTCTGTGGCTACCACGTTCCAAAAAACCTTGGCAGAAAAAGGAATTATTTTCATGCCTATTTCCGAGGCTATTCAGGAACACCCGGAATTGGTGAAAAAATACATGGGAACCGTAGTGCCCAAAACCGATAATTTTTACGCAGCATTGAATTCTGCCGTTTTTACGGACGGTTCTTTCTGCTATATTCCAAAAGGGGTGAAATGCCCAATGGAATTGTCTACCTACTTCCGGATTAATGAAGGAGGCACGGGACAGTTTGAACGTACTCTAGTAATTGCGGAAAAAGATAGTTATGTGAGTTATTTGGAAGGCTGTACGGCACCTTCTAGGGATGAGAACCAATTGCATGCCGCCGTAGTGGAATTGATTGCCTTGGATGATGCGGAAATTAAGTACTCAACCGTACAGAACTGGTATCCAGGGAATAAGGAAGGTAAAGGTGGGGTGTACAACTTTGTAACCAAAAGAGGGCTTTGTGAGAAAAATGCAAAGATTTCTTGGACCCAGGTAGAAACAGGTTCCGCAGTAACGTGGAAATATCCTTCCTGCATCTTAAAAGGGGATAATTCCGTTGGTGAATTCTACTCCATTGCCGTGACCAATAACTATCAGCAAGCAGATACGGGGACTAAAATGATTCACCTTGGGAAAAATACCAAGAGTACTATTATTTCAAAAGGAATCTCCGCTGGAAAATCCCAAAATAGTTATAGAGGATTGGTTCGCATAGGCTCTAGGGCCGAAAATGCACGTAATTTTTCGCAATGTGATTCATTGCTGATGGGGAATGAATGTGGCGCACACACTTTTCCCTATATCGAAGCCAAGAATAAATCCGCTCAGGTAGAGCACGAAGCTACGACCAGTAAGATTGGTGAGGATCAGATTTTCTATTGTAACCAAAGAGGTATTGATACGGAAAAGGCGATTGCCCTTATTGTAAATGGCTTTAGTAAGGAGGTTTTGAACAAGCTCCCAATGGAGTTTGCCGTTGAAGCACAAAAATTACTGGAAATAAGCCTAGAAGGTTCAGTAGGATAGTTCGGCTATGCTGAACTACTAGGTATGGTAGGTAAGCAAGAGCGTAACAAATTGACAAGCATGTTGACTGAGCATAGTCGAAGTCACATTGAGTAAAATATTAGAAAATGAAAAGAATACTATTTGTTGTTTTTATAATGTTCGCTTTTATCTCTTGTAAAGACGAGAAAAAAGCTGTTAAGGAAGAGGTAGCTGAAGAAAACAAACCAGAAGTGAAATTATATACGTTCAACGGAGGAACCGTATTCGTTAATAATTTGGAGTTGTTTTCCCAAGATACCACCTATCGGGGTCAAACCAGGGAGTTCTCCGATCCGTTTTATGTCATTAGTCACCCTAAAGGAAATCTTATGTGGGACGCGGGACTTCCGGAAATGTTGGTGCCCACGCCAGAACCCTATACCGACCCAAGTGGTGCGTTTACGGTTTCGAGAAAGGATTCGGTCATAAATCAATTGAAAACAATCGGCATGTCGCCGGACGATATCAAATTTTTGGCTTTGTCTCACACCCATTTTGATCATAGCGGACATGCAAATACTTTGAAGGATGCTACATGGTTGGTACAGGAAAAGGAGTATGAGTTTATAACCAGCGAGGAAGCCCAAAAGAACAATGCCGACATCTATGGCGCTATAGCAGAATTAAAAAATGTTCAAAAGCTACAGGGTGATTTTGATGTGTTCGGGGATGGAAGCGTCGTCATTAAATCGATGCCAGGTCACACGCCCGGACATCAGGTTTTATATTTGGACTTAGCGGAAAGTGGCCCTATGTTATTGTCGGGAGATTTATACCATTTAGATGAAAACCGCGAACATAGGCGTGTACCAAGTTTTAATTTTGATGTTGATCAAACCTTGGCCAGTATGGAAGACTTTGAAGCTTTTGCAAAAGAAAAGAATGCAAAAGTATATATACAACACCATAAAGAAGATTTTAATCAAATGCCGAAGGCACCAGAATACTTAAAATAAATACGATGTTAAAAATTACTGATCTACATGCTCAGGTAGAAGATAAAGAAATATTGAGAGGAATAAACCTTGAAGTGAAAGCAGGTGAGGTTCATGCCATTATGGGGCCTAATGGTTCTGGAAAAAGTACTTTGGCATCTGTCATTGCGGGGAAAGAGGAATTTGAAGTGACCAAAGGATCCGTCGTCCTAAACGGTGAAGATTTAGAAGATGTAGCTCCTGAAGAGAGGGCGCATAAAGGCGTATTTTTGTCGTTTCAATATCCTGTAGAAATTCCTGGCGTATCCGTAACCAACTTCATGAAAACGGCAATTAATGAATCGCGAAAGGCAAACGGTTTAAAAGATATGCCGGCCAATGAGATGTTGAAATTGATTCGTGAAAAATCTGAATTGTTGGATATTGACAGGAAATTTTTATCCCGCTCCTTGAACGAAGGATTTTCCGGGGGGAGAAAAAAAGGAACGAGATTTTTCAAATGGCCATGTTAGAACCTAAACTTGCCATTTTGGATGAGACCGATTCTGGTTTGGATATCGATGCACTACGTATAGTTGCCAATGGGGTAAACAAATTAAAAAGTAAAGACAATGCAGTAATTGTAATTACCCACTACCAACGTTTATTGGAATATATTGTACCAGACTTTGTTCATGTGCTGCATAATGGAAGAATAGTAAAATCCGGAGGCAAAGAACTGGCTTTGGAATTGGAAGAGAAGGGTTATGACTGGATCAAGAACGAGGCGGTAGTCTAAAGAAGTAGAAAATTAAAGATGGATTTAAAAGACAAATTGATTTCTTCCTTTATGGCGTTTGAAAACAACGTAGATGTTGAACATCCTGTCCACGATGTTCGGATGGAAGCCATAAAGAATTTTGAAGCAAAAGGATTCCCTTCTAAAAAAGAAGAATCCTGGAAATATACATCGCTCAATAGCCTTCAAAAAGTAGACTTTAGTATTTTTCCAAAAGAAGAAAATGCATTGGAATATAGAGATGTAAAGCGCTATTTTCTTCATGAGATGGATACTTATAAAATAGTCTTTATTGATGGAATCTATAGTTCTTACCTTTCTGAGACTACCCATGATGGTGTCGATATTTGCTTGATGAGTTCGGCTTTAACTAAGCCTATGTACAAGCAGATTATAGATGTATATTTTAATCAAGTCGCTTCCAAGGATGAATCTCTAACCACACTTAACACGGCGTTTAGTAGAGAGGGGGCTTATATCTATATTCCAAAAAATAAAATGCCTAAAAAACCTGTGGAAATCTTGAATTTCGCTACAGGCAATGAGGCATCACTCTTACTTCAACCAAGAAATTTGGTAATTGTAGAAGAGAATGCAGAAGTACAGATTATAGAGCGACACCAAAGTTTAACGACTAACGAAATACTGACGAATTCGGTTACGGAAATTTTTGCTGCTGAAAGTGCCATTGTGGACTATTATAAAATTCAGAATGACGCGGGCACAGCCTCTCTAATAGACAACACTTACATCAACCAAAAAAGCAAAAGTCACGTAAAGGTTCATACCTTTTCTTTTGGCGGAAAACTGACTCGAAATAATCTGAATTTCTATCAGAACGGTGAGTATATGGATTCCACTATGAAAGGGGTTACGATTTTAGGGGAAAAGCAGCACGTGGACCATCATACTTTGGTGCATCATATGGAGCCCAACTGTGAGAGCCATCAGGATTATAAGGGAATTTATGGCGAAAACTCAACCGGTGTTTTCAACGGTAAAATTATCGTGGATAAAATCGCTCAAAAGACGAATGCCTTTCAGCAGAACAACAATATTTTAGTAAGTGATAAGGCCACAATAAATACCAAACCTCAACTGGAGATTTTTGC
This sequence is a window from Maribacter aestuarii. Protein-coding genes within it:
- the sufB gene encoding Fe-S cluster assembly protein SufB, with translation MAYTEEELKKELETKEYEYGFYTDLKSDTFPKGLSEDIVRAISKKKNEPEWMTDWRIEAYRGWEKMKEPEWSNVRYEKPDFQAISYYSAPKKADPNKSLDDVDPELLAMYKKLGISIDEQKKLQNVAVDIVVDSVSVATTFQKTLAEKGIIFMPISEAIQEHPELVKKYMGTVVPKTDNFYAALNSAVFTDGSFCYIPKGVKCPMELSTYFRINEGGTGQFERTLVIAEKDSYVSYLEGCTAPSRDENQLHAAVVELIALDDAEIKYSTVQNWYPGNKEGKGGVYNFVTKRGLCEKNAKISWTQVETGSAVTWKYPSCILKGDNSVGEFYSIAVTNNYQQADTGTKMIHLGKNTKSTIISKGISAGKSQNSYRGLVRIGSRAENARNFSQCDSLLMGNECGAHTFPYIEAKNKSAQVEHEATTSKIGEDQIFYCNQRGIDTEKAIALIVNGFSKEVLNKLPMEFAVEAQKLLEISLEGSVG
- a CDS encoding N-acyl homoserine lactonase family protein translates to MKRILFVVFIMFAFISCKDEKKAVKEEVAEENKPEVKLYTFNGGTVFVNNLELFSQDTTYRGQTREFSDPFYVISHPKGNLMWDAGLPEMLVPTPEPYTDPSGAFTVSRKDSVINQLKTIGMSPDDIKFLALSHTHFDHSGHANTLKDATWLVQEKEYEFITSEEAQKNNADIYGAIAELKNVQKLQGDFDVFGDGSVVIKSMPGHTPGHQVLYLDLAESGPMLLSGDLYHLDENREHRRVPSFNFDVDQTLASMEDFEAFAKEKNAKVYIQHHKEDFNQMPKAPEYLK
- the sufD gene encoding Fe-S cluster assembly protein SufD; amino-acid sequence: MDLKDKLISSFMAFENNVDVEHPVHDVRMEAIKNFEAKGFPSKKEESWKYTSLNSLQKVDFSIFPKEENALEYRDVKRYFLHEMDTYKIVFIDGIYSSYLSETTHDGVDICLMSSALTKPMYKQIIDVYFNQVASKDESLTTLNTAFSREGAYIYIPKNKMPKKPVEILNFATGNEASLLLQPRNLVIVEENAEVQIIERHQSLTTNEILTNSVTEIFAAESAIVDYYKIQNDAGTASLIDNTYINQKSKSHVKVHTFSFGGKLTRNNLNFYQNGEYMDSTMKGVTILGEKQHVDHHTLVHHMEPNCESHQDYKGIYGENSTGVFNGKIIVDKIAQKTNAFQQNNNILVSDKATINTKPQLEIFADDVKCSHGCTIGQLDEDALFYMQSRGIPKKEARALLMYAFANNVLESVRIPELKTRINKLIAKKLGVNLGFDL